The DNA segment TACCGTTAAGCTCTTCGAGTAACTCTTCACCAAGCTCTTGGTACAAAGCAAGAATGACTTCACAATCTGAATCTGTTTGGAAATCATATCTATCTGCGTATTTAGCGCGAATTTCTTTGTGGTTATAGATCTCACCATTAACGGCCAATATGTGTTTTTTGTTTGGGCTATATAGAGGCTGAGCGCCGCTGTTGAGGCCAACAATAGATAAACGTTCGTGAGCGAGTATCGCTTTGTCTGAAGCGTAAATACCAGACCAATCTGGGCCACGGTGACGAAGTTTTTTCGACATTTCTAACGCTAATGGACGTAGAGCAGCGGCATCGCTTTTAATGTCTAAAATGCCAAATATTGAACACATAAATAAAAATCCCTATTAATTTCCGTTACAGCAATATGCTCAATTTGCCAGTATCGTTAAAAAAAGCAACCGTTAATTGTGAATAAAATCACTAATCAGGGTTATGATTAGAAAATATTTAATAATATCGCAAATAAGTGAATGAAATCTAATTCGTGCTGCTTTTTGCACCAGAATTATGAATATTGCACCAATCCGGAGTTTTTACGTGCCGGAATGAGTTAGAATGCACGAAATTGGCTATTCAACAAACCCTAATCAAATTTAGGGTTAAGTTGTTCAGTGACATGTTTAGCAAACCCACTCCCTGCTTCGTTGTAGATATTAAATGCAGCATCGGCACCGAGGTCTTGCATGGCCTCTACTTGATCTGAATAAGCAGCTATCGCTGCAGTTTGGCCTGAATAGTGTTTCAACTTTAGCTGTTCTAGCGCAAGCTGATTACCTTGATGATGTGGCATGGCTAACAAGACTAATTTCACGTTACCAGTATCTAAGATTCGTTCCCAAAAATCTGGGTCAGTCGCATCACCACAGATAACATTTCTATGCTCAGCTTGGTGCTGTTTTGCCGCTTCAGGATGCAACTCTACACCCAAGCTAATCTCTCCATGTTGATGGGTGAGTTCATCGTATGCGCCCGTGCCTATGCGGCCCATACCTAAAATGAGTATCTGAGCGCTACCCGGGTTAATACGCTGATCCATCATATTTAGTTTTTCTGCACTGCGCTCTTTGAGCCATTTTGATGACCGTTGATATAACGAATGGCCAAATCGATTAAGCGGTGCTGCAATAATAAATGAGAGTGAAACTGCGATCGCAATTGAGGCCAACATATCGCCAGATAACCACCCCATTTTGAATGCTAACCCCCCCACAATTAGACCAAATTCACTGTAGTTAAATAAGGATAGACTGGCTAACAACGAAGTACGTACTCGAAACTTGAAGCTATTAAATATCAAGTAGTAGAAGATACCTTTAACGGGAAGGAGTAATAAAAAGAGTAACGCAGTTACTGCACCTGATAAGGTTGGTTGTTCTGCAAGGCCGATGTTTAAGAAAAAACAGACTAGAAATAGTTCTTTAAGATTAAACAGTGATTTGGATAGTTCGGATGACTTTTTATGGCCTGCGAGAAGCATGCCTAAAATGAGTGCGCCGAGATCAGGTTTTAGTCCGACAAAATCGAATAAACCCGCACCAAGTACCAATGCCATGAAAATACCATAAACAACAAGCATTTCTCCGTGGCCAACGATACTGAGAAGTCGATAAAAAATAGGCCTTAAGAATGGCAGTAAGAAGAGAAATAGCGCGTACCATTCAGGCACTTTTCCTGTTGAAATACTTAAAAATAACACCGCAAAAATGTCTTGCATAACCAGGACACCAATTGCAATTGTCCCATAAGTTGCATTCATCTCTCCCTTTTCTTGTAAGCTTTTTACCGCGAATACCGTACTAGAAAATGAAAGGGCAAAGCCGAGCAATATCATCTGTTCTAGCGACATTAAACTGAACGTTGTAACACCGAGTAGTTTGAATGCGGCGATCGATAGGGTGAAAAAGAGCGTCGATAACAAGTTATGTGCAGTTGCGCCCGCCCAAATTTCTTTGGATAGAAGGGTCTTAACATCGAGCTTTAGGCCAATAGTAAATAACAATAGTGTTACGCCTAAATCAGCTAAGAGTTCGATGGTTTCATTTGACTGAAAACCTAGAAAATTTAGGCCAAATCCCGCAATTAGAAAGCCAACGAGTGGCGGAAGGTTGCATTTTAATGCAATAAAGCCTGCTGCGAATGCAGATGATATTAAAATGATTTCCATATACACCTATAGTGCGGTTTATGTTTGAAGTCGCCATAAAAAAAGGGTCATACTTATTCAAGCATAACCCGTGGTGTCTGGCGAGGAGAAAAGACTACTCTTCTAGAAGTTTTTGTAACAAAACGCCATTCAACATCGCTCTTTTAATCATGGAGAATGCGCCCATGGTTGGTTTTGCCTCTAATTCCGATGCAACAATGGGGAGATCAGTATGGAAAGTGGTGAGCGATTGAGCTTCAACATTTCGACGAATAGCGGGAAAGACAAGCTCAGCAGCTTGAGTGATATCGCCAGCAATGATGATTTTTTGTGGGTTGAAGAGGTTGACGGTAACCGCAATCACCTTACCTAACTCATTACCAACGCGAATCAAACTTTGTTTCGCAAGTTCATCACCTTCCAACGCATGTTGACAGACATCAACCATCGTTATCTTATTGAGCGAAGACAGTGAAGAGGGGTGACCTTTGCTAATGAGTGCCGTGATGCTTGCCAAAATTGCAGGATTAGAGGCCACTGTTTCTAAGCAACCAAAATTACCACATTGGCATTGGCTTCCGAGTGGGTCTATCTGAATATGGCCAATTTCGCCTACATTCCTATTTGACCCCAAAAATACCTGCCCATTAACAATAATGCCTGCTCCGGTGCCGCGATGTACGCTGACTAAGATGGAATCTTTGCAGTCTTGGCTTGCACCAAAATAGTGTTCTGCTAATGCTTTTCCTCGGATATCATTGCCTATAAAGCACTCAACATTGAAGGCCACCTTAACAATGCCACTTAGCGCAAAGTTGTCAATATCAGTATTGGGGATATAGTCTACAACCCCCTCTACAGGATCGACTAAGCCGGGAAGAACAATGCCAATGGCAATGAGCTGATTGATTTTATCTTTGTGCTCGTCAAGAAATGATTGGATATGTTGAATTAAGCCAGATTCAAGATCTGACTGATTTAAATAGTTAAAAAGACTGTGATTACTAGCAAGTTCAACGCCGTCAAGATTAAAAAGACTAAGTTGAACGTAGTCGCGCCCGAGTCTGATAGCGACAGAATGGAATGGTTCCCCTTCTGTTGTCAAAGAGATAGCTCTACGACCACCCGTGGATGCTTGTTGAGCGACCTCTTTTATCAGGCCTCGTTTCATTAACTGGCGAGTGATTTTGGTAACACTTGCGGGTGCCAATTGACTCACATCGGCAACTTGAATCCGCGAAATGGGACCTTGCTGGTCTATTAGGCGATATACCGCTGCGCCGTTTAGTTGTTTAACAAGAACTACGTTACCTATTTGTCCGCCAGTCATACTTTAAGTTTGCTCGTATTGTCCGTTTACAATTGTCGCAAGGACGTTGAAGTCACGGTCAAAAATAGCAAGGTTTGCAATCATGCCAGCCTTGAGTTGACCTAGCATTTTGTCTACTCCAATAGCTTTCGCTGGGTAGAGTGTTGCCATGCGTAGTGCTTCATCCAATGCGATACCTACGTGCTCAACCGTATTTTGCACTGCTTCTATCATCGTTAGTGCTGAGCCACCAAGTGTGCCATTTTCATCGATACACTTACCATCTCGGTAATATACTTTTTTCCCAACAAAAATAAAGTGATCCATCTCCGCACCGGCTGGAGCTGTGGCGTCTGTCACTAATACAAGCTTTTCACCTTTCAATTTATGGGCAATTCGGACGTTTGGATAATCAACATGAAATCCGTCGACAATAATGCCAGCATAGACGTCTGGTGTGTCAAATATAGCCCCCACGACGCCGGGTTCTCGCCCAGTTATCGGTGTCATAGCATTATGCAAATGAGTGGCGAAGCTAATTCCTGCGAGAAAGCCCTGTCTTGCTTGCGCATAGGTTGCGTTAGAGTGGCCTATCGAAACCACAATGCCAGCGTCACTTAGACGACGGATGTGCTCTGGGTCATTTTGTTCGGGAGCCAAAGTAACCTTGGAAACGACGTCATTGTTTAGACAGATATAGTCGATCATTGCGTCGTCGGATACACGAATGAAGTCTGGACTATGTATGCCTTTTTTCATAACGTTTAGATAAGGCCCTTCTAAATGTAAGCCCAAGGATTGATGCTTATGCAGAGCATTATACTGGCGTTGTGCCTCAACCGCTTGTCGCATATTCGCGTCTGAAGAGGTGATCAAGGTCGGCAGAAAACTGGTACAGCCAGATTTAAGGTTGACCTTGTGCATGGTGTCGAGTGTTTTCGTTGAGATGTCGTCGTTAAACATCACCCCACCACAACCGTTCAGTTGTAGGTCAATAAACCCAGGGCTTACATTCGCCCCGTCTAGATCCATTAATTCTATGCCATCGGGCAATTCTGATTCTGAGCAGACAGAACAAATTTTACCATCTTCAATTATTACCGAGAAATTCTCGAGAATATCGCTACCGGTAAATATTTTGCAGTTGGTTAGCGCATACATAAGCAGAGTCCTATTACTTGAGGTTTTTAATGTTTTCGGCTTCTAGCTCTTTGAAGTACTTGACGGTCTTAACTTTTAGCTCTTGTGTTGCCGCGTCATCACACACGATAACCGACTTAGCGTGTAACTGAAGTGCTGAAATTGTCCAAAGATGATTAACACTGCCTTCAACCGCGGCTTGAAGCGCCAATGCCTTGTTGTGGCCTGATACCAATAACATGACTTCTTTTGAATCGAGAAGCGTGCCGACACCTATTGTTAGCGCATATTTTGGTACTTGATTTATATCACCATCGAAGAACCTAGAATTAGCGATTCGAGTATCTTCTGTCAACGTTTTGATTCGAGTACGTGAAGACAGTGAAGAGGCGGGTTCATTAAATGCAATGTGTCCATCGTTACCGACACCACCCATGAACAGATGAATTTGGCCGTAAGACTTAATTCTCTCTTCGTACTGTTTGCATTCAGCTTCATGATCATCGGTGCTTCCATCTAGCAAATTGATATTTTTTTCTTGTACATCAACATGATTAAAGAAATTGTCATACATAAAGGTACGGTATGATTCAGGATGATCAGAAGGGAGCCCAATATATTCATCCATATTAAATGTGACGACGTTTTTAAAGCTTACTTCGCCTGCATTATAAAGTTCGATAAGGTGCTTATAAGTTTTTAGTGGTGAGCCGCCAGTTGGCAAACCTAATATGAATGGGCGGTCCTCTGATGGCTTGAATTTATTGATAGTGTTAATAATATGTCTAGCTGACCATAGGCCGACTTCATCAGATGTTTGTAGTGGTATAAGTCTCATCGTGGCACCTCATTTAAGTTTAGAAAACAGGTAAATATTATTACCGTAATGACATTAATTCGAATCATAAAATAAGTTTTATGATCTAGCTAGCAAAATATACCATTACGTCTAAAAATAGGTGACTATCATCACAAAAAACACGCTTTTAATTTGCGGAGTGAAATTAAAGTCATACACTAAATGTGACTAAATTGAAGGGGTGAAATAAGTCCTTCACACTAAATGGACATCCTATAGGGGGAACTCACGATGAATATTCTTGGATATTTTCAAAAAGTAGGTAAAGCACTGATGGTACCAGTTGCTACATTACCTGCAGCAGCAATACTAATGGGGATCGGATACTGGATCGATCCAACAGGTTGGGGTGGTAATAATGCGTTTGCTGCTTTTTTGATTAAAGCCGGCGCGGCAATTATAGACAATATGTCAGTGTTGTTTGCCATCGGTGTGGCATACGGTATGTCTAAAGATAAAGACGGTGCTGCTGCATTGGCTGGTTTTGTTGGGTATATGGTTATTACAACACTATGTAGTGCAGCGTCAGTTGAAGCTATAGGCCTAGTGACTTTGGATGCGGGTTCTACGCTTGCCTTTAATAAAATAGGCAATCAGTTTGTAGGTATCCTGTCTGGTATTGTTGCCGCAGAGCTTTACAACCGTTACTACCAAGTTGAACTGCACAAAGCACTCGCGTTCTTTAGTGGTAAGCGCCTAGTTCCTATCTTGACTTCTTTCGCTGCTATTGGTATCTCTTTTGTTCTCATGTTTGCTTGGCCTATCATTTTCGGCGGATTGATTTCATTTGGTGAAAGCATCGTAGGTCTTGGTGAAGTAGGTTCTGGTCTATATGGATTCTTTAACCGTCTACTTATCCCTGTTGGTTTACACCATGCATTGAATTCAGTGTTCTGGTTTGATATGGCTGGCATCAATGATCTTGGTAACTGGTGGACACCAAATGCAGTAGAAGCAGGTGTCGGTGTAGTGGGTGAAACAGGTCGTTACATGGCTGGCTTCTTCCCTATCATGATGTTTGGTCTACCTGGTGCAGCACTTGCTATCTACCATACGTCTAAGCCTGAGCATAAAGCTCGTGTCGCTTCAATTATGATTGCGGCTGGTTTCGCATCATTCTTCACCGGTGTAACTGAACCATTAGAATTCTCATTCATGTTCCTCGCGCCTATGCTGTATGTATTGCATGCTGCATTGACAGGTCTATCTCTTTACATTGCAGATATAATGAATTGGACCGCTGGTTTCGGATTCTCAGCTGGCCTTGTGGATATGATACTTTCAGCTCAAAACCCATTGGCAAACAAATGGTATATGCTGATTGTTCAGGGTTTCGCATTCTTCGGTATTTACTACTTCGTATTCCGTTGGGCTATCATTAAGTTCGGTCTTAAAACACCTGGACGTGAAGACGATGAAGACATCGCAGAAATAAGTTCTTCAGCTGTTAGCAAAGACTCAGCGGAGCTTGCGAAAAAATATCTAGCTGTACTTGGTGGTCACTCTAACATTCAAAACATTGATGCATGTATTACACGCTTACGTTTGACGGTCAATGATATGGACGTGATTAACGAGAATGAGTTAAAAGCACTCGGAGCTATGGGTGTGGTAAAACTTGGTGGAAATAACCTACAAGTTATCCTAGGTCCACTCGCTGAAATTATTGCTGGGGAAATGAAAAATATCCCTGCTACTGATAGTTAATAAGTCATTACGTTACATTTATTTGTAAAACCTCCCATATGGGAGGTTTTTTTTGTTCTGCCACTAAGTAAATTAACAAGAATTGCACTGTTTTGGTTGTGTAAATATGGCGAATCGTGGATCATAAACAAAATTATTTTTGACAATACACTAGAGGTACATAGATGACTGAAGCTGAGGCTCGTCCATCAAATTTCATTCGCCAAATCATTGATAAAGATTTAGTGGAAGGCAAACACACTAGCGTGCATACCCGATTCCCGCCGGAGCCAAATGGTTATCTACATATCGGTCACGCTAAATCCATTTGTTTGAATTTTGGTATTGCTCAGGACTATCAGGGTCAATGTAATCTTCGTTTCGATGATACAAACCCTGAAAAAGAGGACATCGAGTACGTAGAGTCGATTAAAAATGACGTGCATTGGCTAGGTTTTGAGTGGTCTGGGGATATACATTACTCTTCAAATTACTTTGATGATCTTTATCGTTATGCCGTTGAGTTGATTAATAAGGGCTTAGCGTATGTCGATGAACTTAGCCCCGATCAAATCCGCGAGTATCGTGGGACATTGAAAGAGCCGGGTAAACATAGCCCATATCGTGATCGCAGCGCTGAAGAAAACCTCGCATTATTTGAAAAAATGCGTGACGGTGGATTTAAAGAAGCAACAGCCTGCTTACGAGCCAAGATTGATATGGCGTCTCCATTTATGGTAATGAGAGATCCGGTTATTTATCGTATACGTTTTGCAGAGCATCATCAGACGGCTGATAAGTGGTGCATTTATCCAATGTACGATTTTACCCACTGTATTTCTGATGCATTGGAAGGGATAACTCACTCAATTTGTACATTGGAATTCCAAGACAACCGTCGTCTTTACGATTGGGTGCTGGATAATATTTCAATTGAATGCCAACCTCGTCAATATGAGTTTAGCCGCTTAAACCTTGAATATACGGTTATGTCTAAGCGTAAACTGAATCAATTGGTGACTGAAAACCTTGTAAATGGTTGGGATGACCCACGTATGCCGACTATCTCTGGCTTACGCCGCCGTGGCTTCACCTCGGCCGCTATTCGAGATTTCTGTCAACGTATTGGCGTGACGAAGCAAGAGAACATGATTGAGTTTGGTTCTCTAGAGTCCTGTATACGTGACGATTTAAACGAGAACGCACCTCGCTCAATGGCTGTGCTTGATCCTGTGAAAATCGTTATTGAAGATATTGAAGCTGGCAAAGTAGAAACGCTAAATGTCGCTAATCATCCAAATAAGCCAGAGATGGGTAGTAGAGAAGTACCGTTTACTCGTGAAATATGGATTGAACGAGATGACTTCCGAGAAGAGGCAAACAAAAAGTATAAGCGTCTTGTATTAGGAAAGGAAGTACGTTTGCGTGGTGCATATGTCATCAAAGCAGAACGTATTGAAAAAGACACAGAAGGTAACATAACGACTATTTTCTGTAGTTATGATGTAGATACATTGGGTAAAAACCCAGCGGATGGCCGTAAGATAAAAGGCGTGATTCATTGGGTATCTGCTGATAAGGGTTTACCTGCAGAGATTCGTCTGTATGACCGCTTGTTTACGGTACCAAATCCGGCAGCAGAGGATGACTTCAAGGCGGTAATTAATGCGGAATCGTTGCTCGTTAAGAATGGTTTTGTTGAACCAAGTTTGTGTAATGCACAAGCAGAAACAGGTCTACAGTTTGAGCGTACGGGTTACTTTTGTGTAGATAGTAAAGATTCTAAACCAGATGCACTGGTTTTTAATCGTACCGTTGGTCTACGAGATACCTGGACAAAAACGGGCGAATAATGCTTAACGCCCATTGAAGTTGGTACTATCAAGTACACTTCAATTGGAGCTCAGCCAGTAAATTAAAAAAGTAAAAAAAACCAGCGATTTAGTCGCTGGTTTTTTTTAATCTAATTTTTTATTTTATGTAGGTCTGGATTTTCTTTGCAGTTACCAGCGTTACATTTTCCGTAAAGATAAAGGCTGTGGTTAGTCAACTCAATATTGTATGAGGTTGCTATCTCTTGCTGGCGTTTTTCTATCATATCATCAGAGAATTCAATAACTTCACCACAATCTAAACAAACTAGATGATCATGGTGAAACTGTGTTGATAGTTCAAATACCGATTTACCACCTTCAAAGTGGTGACGAGTAACAATACCGGCGTCATCGAATTGATTTAGCACGCGATAGACGGTTGCTAACCCTATTTCTTCACCTTGATCTATCAGCAGTTTGTACAGTTCCTCTGCACTAATATGCTGGCATTGCGGTTGTTGAAGCACTTCAAGTATTTTTAAACGAGGTAATGTAACTTTCAGTCCCGCATCTTTAAGCGCTTTATTATTATCTGACATATTTCTTCCTGTAGACGAACTAAATCGTAAATGCGACAGCATCAATATTACACATTATAAGGTAGCATTCATTAACATTAAACCTCAAACGTCTGAGGCTTAACAAGAAAAGTTTGTAATGTGGCACTAATTTCAGATATTGTACGCTACTAATAACATTTTGTTAACAGAGATAATTATGAATAAAACTGTAGCAAAGGTGTATAAACCAAACATTGTTAAATTTGCTCTCAATATTTGGCCACCTTTTTGGGGGGCTGGTATAAAAATCATACATATAAGTAAAGACTTCCGTAATGTTAAAATGAGGCTTAAATTACGTTGGTGGAACAAAAATGCAAACCGAACCCAATATGGTGGGAGTATATTCTCTTTAACCGATCCTGTTTACGCGCTTATGTTAATGGGGATTTTAGGGGAACGTTATTTTGTGTGGGATAAGGAGGCGAGTATCAACTTTATCAAACCAGGTAACTCAGACCTGCATGCTGATTTTCTAATCTCCCAAGATACATTGGACGATATCCTCGCGAAAACAGCGGATGGAGAGAAATGCTTTCCAGAATTCATGATCTATGTAAAAGATATTCATGGAACCGTCGTCTGTGAAGTGCAGAGAAAGCTTTATGTGCGGAAAAAACCCAAGTATAGAGAAATTGAAGATGAAGTAAGTGCTTCTTAAATAAGATGTGCATCACTCGCTCAAAGCTATCAAAGAATACTATCCCCACGAAAGTGGGGATCTAATACCATCAGATTCCCGTTTTCACGAGAATGATGGCCAATTAGTAGATTTTATCTTAAGCGAGTCGCTTTTTTATAGAATATCTGATGGGTTCTGTACTGAGCCGTTCTCAGGCTAATTAATCTTCTAATTCAGCAAGACACATCTCATCATAGATTTGATTGACCCATGTTGACACACGTTTGTCAGTCAATTCTGGTTGGCGGTCTTCATCGATACATAAACCGACAAATGTTGCATCGTCAATAAGTGCTTTAGAAGCTTCAAATTCATAGCCTTCAGTTGGCCAGTTACCCAAAACAGTTCCGCCTTTTGCTTCAACGATGTCGCGAATATTACCCATAGCATCACAGAAATATTCAGCGTAATCCTCTTGGTCGCCACAACCAAAAATAGACACAAGCTTAGTAGAAAAATCAATGTCTTCTAACTCAGGAAAAAAATCATCCCAATCACATTGTGCTTCACCGTAATACCAAGTAGGAATACCCAAGATCAAAAGATCAAAATTGTCCAAATCCTCTTTACTACTTTTTGCGATATCTTGGACGTGAACGAGTTTCTTACTTAATTGTTTTTGAATCATCTTAGCAACAGCTTCTGTGTTCCCAGTATCGCTACCAAAGAAGAGACCTACACTTGCCATATTTGAATACCTACTAATAATTTGTTGATGTTGGCCAAACGCGCTATTAACGGTAATTGTTTACCGCTTAACTTTATTTGGTTTAGGTTAACCTAAACCAGTGCCTTCCCAGCTAATTTGTATAATGCCTTTAGCAATAAAGCCTGCGCAGCCTAAAAATAGAACCATCCATACTATACGTTGACCAAATACCGGAACGTTACCTTGTTTGAGTACATCTTTTATCGCCATTCCTATAAGAAAAAATATAGAAGCGAAGAGTAGATCTAAACCAATGGATTCCAATAAATCGTAATAGTAGTAAAGCATAGTTGTCCTTTATGCCAAATTTGTGCGTGAACTATACCACTGTTAACATCTAAAGTTAATGTGGAGCGACACAGTTTAGTTGTCTATTTTTAGTCGATAAAACGTTTGACAGCTCTGAGTACTTCTTGTGGCTTCTCGGCATGGAGCCAATGCCCTGTATTTGCAATAACATGTGCTTTCGCATTTGAAAACTGCGCTTGAACCTGTATTTGATGCTCTTGGGTCAAATAATCGGAATCGGCTCCTTTTAAGAACAAGGTTGGGATATCGATTTTTGAGATAATCTCCCATCCAAGAATATTCCAATAATTGTCGCTGATAGACTCAACGTTAAAGCGCCAGGTCAAACCAATTTCAGAGCGATAAAGCGATTTGCCTAAAAATTGAATAACCCCATCCATTTCTATATGTTTTGCGAGTGATCTTGTCGCTTCAATTCTGTTCGCGGGAGGGTTTGATAAGACAGCATGTAACCCAGCAAAGACGTTGTCATGCTTTCTTTCTGTATAGGCGACGGGGGCCATATCTAGTACAACGAGCTTATTGACATATTCTGGATGTTCACTGGCAAGTGTCATGGCCACTTTCCCCCCCATAGAATGACCGACTAAGGTGACCTTCGTTAGGCCTAAAAAAGTGATCAGTTGATGGATATCGTTCGCCATAACCTGATAGGTGTGTTCGTCAGAATGAAACGAGAGCCCATGGTTTCGTAAATCCATGCTCAGTACTTGATGATCTTTTTCGAGGTCTCGACCTAGCAGGCCCAAATTATCTAGATTACCAAATAAACCGTGTATAAGAACAATGGTTGCTCCTTCGCCTC comes from the Vibrio sp. DW001 genome and includes:
- the fcrX gene encoding ferric iron uptake transcriptional regulator FcrX; this encodes MSDNNKALKDAGLKVTLPRLKILEVLQQPQCQHISAEELYKLLIDQGEEIGLATVYRVLNQFDDAGIVTRHHFEGGKSVFELSTQFHHDHLVCLDCGEVIEFSDDMIEKRQQEIATSYNIELTNHSLYLYGKCNAGNCKENPDLHKIKN
- the nagE gene encoding N-acetylglucosamine-specific PTS transporter subunit IIBC, translating into MNILGYFQKVGKALMVPVATLPAAAILMGIGYWIDPTGWGGNNAFAAFLIKAGAAIIDNMSVLFAIGVAYGMSKDKDGAAALAGFVGYMVITTLCSAASVEAIGLVTLDAGSTLAFNKIGNQFVGILSGIVAAELYNRYYQVELHKALAFFSGKRLVPILTSFAAIGISFVLMFAWPIIFGGLISFGESIVGLGEVGSGLYGFFNRLLIPVGLHHALNSVFWFDMAGINDLGNWWTPNAVEAGVGVVGETGRYMAGFFPIMMFGLPGAALAIYHTSKPEHKARVASIMIAAGFASFFTGVTEPLEFSFMFLAPMLYVLHAALTGLSLYIADIMNWTAGFGFSAGLVDMILSAQNPLANKWYMLIVQGFAFFGIYYFVFRWAIIKFGLKTPGREDDEDIAEISSSAVSKDSAELAKKYLAVLGGHSNIQNIDACITRLRLTVNDMDVINENELKALGAMGVVKLGGNNLQVILGPLAEIIAGEMKNIPATDS
- the fldA gene encoding flavodoxin FldA; the encoded protein is MASVGLFFGSDTGNTEAVAKMIQKQLSKKLVHVQDIAKSSKEDLDNFDLLILGIPTWYYGEAQCDWDDFFPELEDIDFSTKLVSIFGCGDQEDYAEYFCDAMGNIRDIVEAKGGTVLGNWPTEGYEFEASKALIDDATFVGLCIDEDRQPELTDKRVSTWVNQIYDEMCLAELED
- a CDS encoding DUF4442 domain-containing protein, with amino-acid sequence MNKTVAKVYKPNIVKFALNIWPPFWGAGIKIIHISKDFRNVKMRLKLRWWNKNANRTQYGGSIFSLTDPVYALMLMGILGERYFVWDKEASINFIKPGNSDLHADFLISQDTLDDILAKTADGEKCFPEFMIYVKDIHGTVVCEVQRKLYVRKKPKYREIEDEVSAS
- the glnS gene encoding glutamine--tRNA ligase, producing MTEAEARPSNFIRQIIDKDLVEGKHTSVHTRFPPEPNGYLHIGHAKSICLNFGIAQDYQGQCNLRFDDTNPEKEDIEYVESIKNDVHWLGFEWSGDIHYSSNYFDDLYRYAVELINKGLAYVDELSPDQIREYRGTLKEPGKHSPYRDRSAEENLALFEKMRDGGFKEATACLRAKIDMASPFMVMRDPVIYRIRFAEHHQTADKWCIYPMYDFTHCISDALEGITHSICTLEFQDNRRLYDWVLDNISIECQPRQYEFSRLNLEYTVMSKRKLNQLVTENLVNGWDDPRMPTISGLRRRGFTSAAIRDFCQRIGVTKQENMIEFGSLESCIRDDLNENAPRSMAVLDPVKIVIEDIEAGKVETLNVANHPNKPEMGSREVPFTREIWIERDDFREEANKKYKRLVLGKEVRLRGAYVIKAERIEKDTEGNITTIFCSYDVDTLGKNPADGRKIKGVIHWVSADKGLPAEIRLYDRLFTVPNPAAEDDFKAVINAESLLVKNGFVEPSLCNAQAETGLQFERTGYFCVDSKDSKPDALVFNRTVGLRDTWTKTGE
- a CDS encoding cation:proton antiporter family protein translates to MEIILISSAFAAGFIALKCNLPPLVGFLIAGFGLNFLGFQSNETIELLADLGVTLLLFTIGLKLDVKTLLSKEIWAGATAHNLLSTLFFTLSIAAFKLLGVTTFSLMSLEQMILLGFALSFSSTVFAVKSLQEKGEMNATYGTIAIGVLVMQDIFAVLFLSISTGKVPEWYALFLFLLPFLRPIFYRLLSIVGHGEMLVVYGIFMALVLGAGLFDFVGLKPDLGALILGMLLAGHKKSSELSKSLFNLKELFLVCFFLNIGLAEQPTLSGAVTALLFLLLLPVKGIFYYLIFNSFKFRVRTSLLASLSLFNYSEFGLIVGGLAFKMGWLSGDMLASIAIAVSLSFIIAAPLNRFGHSLYQRSSKWLKERSAEKLNMMDQRINPGSAQILILGMGRIGTGAYDELTHQHGEISLGVELHPEAAKQHQAEHRNVICGDATDPDFWERILDTGNVKLVLLAMPHHQGNQLALEQLKLKHYSGQTAAIAAYSDQVEAMQDLGADAAFNIYNEAGSGFAKHVTEQLNPKFD
- the nagA gene encoding N-acetylglucosamine-6-phosphate deacetylase produces the protein MYALTNCKIFTGSDILENFSVIIEDGKICSVCSESELPDGIELMDLDGANVSPGFIDLQLNGCGGVMFNDDISTKTLDTMHKVNLKSGCTSFLPTLITSSDANMRQAVEAQRQYNALHKHQSLGLHLEGPYLNVMKKGIHSPDFIRVSDDAMIDYICLNNDVVSKVTLAPEQNDPEHIRRLSDAGIVVSIGHSNATYAQARQGFLAGISFATHLHNAMTPITGREPGVVGAIFDTPDVYAGIIVDGFHVDYPNVRIAHKLKGEKLVLVTDATAPAGAEMDHFIFVGKKVYYRDGKCIDENGTLGGSALTMIEAVQNTVEHVGIALDEALRMATLYPAKAIGVDKMLGQLKAGMIANLAIFDRDFNVLATIVNGQYEQT
- a CDS encoding ROK family protein, coding for MTGGQIGNVVLVKQLNGAAVYRLIDQQGPISRIQVADVSQLAPASVTKITRQLMKRGLIKEVAQQASTGGRRAISLTTEGEPFHSVAIRLGRDYVQLSLFNLDGVELASNHSLFNYLNQSDLESGLIQHIQSFLDEHKDKINQLIAIGIVLPGLVDPVEGVVDYIPNTDIDNFALSGIVKVAFNVECFIGNDIRGKALAEHYFGASQDCKDSILVSVHRGTGAGIIVNGQVFLGSNRNVGEIGHIQIDPLGSQCQCGNFGCLETVASNPAILASITALISKGHPSSLSSLNKITMVDVCQHALEGDELAKQSLIRVGNELGKVIAVTVNLFNPQKIIIAGDITQAAELVFPAIRRNVEAQSLTTFHTDLPIVASELEAKPTMGAFSMIKRAMLNGVLLQKLLEE
- the nagB gene encoding glucosamine-6-phosphate deaminase; its protein translation is MRLIPLQTSDEVGLWSARHIINTINKFKPSEDRPFILGLPTGGSPLKTYKHLIELYNAGEVSFKNVVTFNMDEYIGLPSDHPESYRTFMYDNFFNHVDVQEKNINLLDGSTDDHEAECKQYEERIKSYGQIHLFMGGVGNDGHIAFNEPASSLSSRTRIKTLTEDTRIANSRFFDGDINQVPKYALTIGVGTLLDSKEVMLLVSGHNKALALQAAVEGSVNHLWTISALQLHAKSVIVCDDAATQELKVKTVKYFKELEAENIKNLK
- a CDS encoding DUF2788 domain-containing protein, producing MLYYYYDLLESIGLDLLFASIFFLIGMAIKDVLKQGNVPVFGQRIVWMVLFLGCAGFIAKGIIQISWEGTGLG